One genomic segment of Gossypium arboreum isolate Shixiya-1 chromosome 3, ASM2569848v2, whole genome shotgun sequence includes these proteins:
- the LOC108459738 gene encoding uncharacterized WD repeat-containing protein C2A9.03-like — protein MSYQQGEDFYYMDEDFVHDMDEDNYGRAGGDVDADEYDMLTKVTDTTSAQARKGKDIQGIPWERLNITREKYRLTRLEQYKNYENMPFSGEAVDKEFKHIQKGGNYYEFFHNTRLVKPTILHFQLRNLVWATSKHDVYLMSNYSVMHWSSLSCNLSEILNFAGLVAPTEKHPGSLLEGFTQTQISTLAVKDNFMVAGGFQGELTFKHLDRKGVTFCTRTTYDDNAITNAIEIYDSLRGGINFMASNNDCSVREYDTERFQLLNHFQFPWPVNHTSVSPDQRLITVVGDDLDGLLVDLQNGKTVATVVGHRDYSFASAWHPDGRIFATGNQDKACRVWDIRNLSMPVVTLKGNLGAVRSIRFSSDGQFMVVAEPADFVHVYNIRAGFQKRQEIDFFGEISGVSLSPDEESLYIGIWDRTYASLLQYNKKHTYGYLDSYL, from the exons ATGTCCTACCAGCAAGGGGAGGATTTCTATTACATGGATGAAGATTTTGTACATGACATGGATGAAGACAACTACGGTCGAGCTGGTGGAGATGTGGATGCTGATGAATATGACATG CTGACCAAGGTGACCGATACGACTTCTGCGCAAGCGCGGAAGGGGAAAGACATTCAGGGGATTCCGTGGGAAAGACTGAACATAACTAGAGAAAAATATAGGTTGACAAGGCTTGAGCAGTATAAGAACTATGAGAATATGCCTTTTTCCGGTGAAGCTGTTGACAAG GAATTTAAACATATACAGAAGGGTGGGAACTACTATGAATTCTTCCACAATACTAGATTAGTTAAACCTACGATCCTTCATTTTCAG CTCAGAAACTTGGTTTGGGCTACTTCAAAGCATGATGTTTACCTTATGTCCAATTATTCGGTTATGCATTGGTCATCATTGTCATGTAATCTGTCCGAGATCCTTAATTTTGCTGGGCTTGTGGCACCTACCGAG AAACATCCCGGAAGTTTGTTAGAAGGTTTTACACAAACTCAAATAAGCACTCTAGCAGTCAAAGACAATTTTATGGTTGCAGGAGGCTTCCAAGGAGAGCTTACTTTTAAG CACTTGGACAGAAAAGGAGTAACCTTTTGTACCCGGACAACGTATGACGATAATGCAATTACAAATGCTATTGAGATATATGACAGCTTGAG GGGTGGAATTAATTTTATGGCCTCAAACAATGACTGTAGTGTGAGAGAATATGATACTGAGAGATTTCAACTTTTAAACCATTTCCAGTTCCCTTGGCCAGTAAAT CACACATCAGTCAGCCCAGATCAAAGACTTATCACTGTCGTTGGAGATGACTTGGATGGGCTGCTTGTGGACTTGCAAAATGGAAAG ACTGTAGCCACAGTGGTAGGTCATCGAGATTACTCGTTCGCATCTGCATGGCACCCAGATGGACGCATATTTGCCACGGGAAATCAGGACAAGGCGTGCCGAGTATGGGACATAAGAAACCTCTCAATGCCAGTCGTGACTCTTAAAGGAAACTTAGGTGCGGTACGATCAATTCGCTTTTCATCCGATGGCCAATTCATGGTAGTTGCTGAACCGGCAGATTTCGTCCATGTGTATAACATAAGGGCTGGTTTCCAGAAACGGCAAGAGATCGACTTCTTCGGTGAGATTTCGGGGGTATCTTTGAGTCCAGATGAAGAGTCTCTGTATATAGGAATATGGGATAGAACTTATGCTAGTTTGCTGCAGTATAACAAAAAACACACTTATGGTTACTTAGATTCTTACCTGTGA